DNA sequence from the Eulemur rufifrons isolate Redbay chromosome 6, OSU_ERuf_1, whole genome shotgun sequence genome:
CACCAAACTCCTGAGTCCCAGGGTCAGTTCTGGATATAGCTGAAGTTGCTGGAGATCTATGTGAAATCACTACCACACACAACATAACTACTAACTACTGTAACAACAGAAGGGGGGATGCATGTCTGTCACAGACCACCACTAATTCCAACTTGAAATGTTTAAGCAACTAGGAATATGAACTGTCTCACATCTGGCAAGTTCATTCAGCCATTGAGTGCTGGATTCAGCCATTTCTGCTCAAAAGATATGGGCTTGTGAAAATTGATAATTCAGTAAATAATATTAGTGAAGCTAGATGTGATTGAAACAATAATTTTATCAATTGACCCTGATGTAATCCCATTGTCACCAGATAATGGAGTCCAAAttgttattttcccatttctggTAAACCTCAGTTTGTTAATATTTCATTAGGGAAAATGATTTTGAgtggaaatatttctttgaaatgtgaacatgaaattttttaaaaaaaacatacataccCGTATAATATGAAATAGTAACCTCCTCTTGCCTCATATTAAAAtctaataacataaaatttcaaaaattaaaaggcaCCAACAGTAAAAGCaatgactttaatattttaaattccattacAAACATAAAAAGTTATCAccttaatttattatatatgtttttttataaataagaaataaggaTGGGGTGTAAATAGACAATTTGCCATTAAGATGAAATCCTGATTCTACATGAACCTATTCCAAGAACCAGAAATATGTTTTCCCCTTTGGACTCAACCTCAAAAAGAAGCAGTGTGGATTTATGGTCTGGTTCTGTATGTTCCATCAAAAATTGAATTCAATCAGCACCATCCCCTAGGACTTTTCAAATGCAACTCATGGAACTCTCCAGCCAACCACATAGGGTAGGTGCTATCCCCATTTTAAGCTGAGAAACTGAGACGTTATGAAATTAACTAatttttcaaggtcacacaagGTGGTAATAGGTGAAGCTGGGATTCAGAATCAGTCTGCATGGTTTCAGAGTTCATCATGTAAACAATTGTTTGCATTTACTAGGAATTTGTTTACTTTGGCTTACGTTTCCCTCTAAGCTAAAGGTCCTTCAATAAAGGGTTTTTACCTTGCCAGGAAAAAGGAACTCTACATTCTCAgacatctaaaattaatttttagtctTATTGCATGGTAATTAAGAATGTTTggttttattctttgcttttataattaatttatatttccttttcactgTAAAACATTGGTGATTTTGGGAATGATCCATTGGCACTTGAAAAAAGGGAATATTATCTACTATCAGGTACATAAATTCTACCTTATTGTTAATGCAGTTTAAGTTTTCTGTATcattatgtatgtttatatttttctgtcttgGACCAGGAAAGGTGACATCAGTTGCcctatttttaatgtgtttcttttaaCTTATCTTTAATCTATTATAATTTATACCTAAAAAAGTTGCATAAACATTCCTGACTGCTGTATTTTCATTAGGGCATTCAGTCTGTAGCATTCTAAAGAGCTCTTCCACATACATTTGGTCCCAATTCTAGTTTGTCTGATATTAACATCCATGActcttgttttcttgtttgcattttccttggCATAGTTTTGCCCATTCTTTTACCTTTATCCTATGGAATCACTTTACTTGAGATATAAGTGTTTTGTAAAATTctgattaaaatatgttttaatgatttcatttttctttgcttttctgataCATAGTAGGAATAATGAATTTGATAAACATTAACAaagtttcaaaacatttctgAGGCCAGACTCAAGGCTGATAGACAAAATTGGTAAAACGTTGAGTTGGTGCTTGAGCAGAGGTTGGTGGTGGCCTGGAAGGTAGAGCAAGCCACAGTATCAAGCCAGGGAGGAGCCAGGATTCTAGAGGCATAGGAGTGGTCCATTGCTACAACCTCAGCCAGGTTCACAGGGGTTGGGCAGTCCCGAGCAGCATTCCTGGAGAACGTTTCCAAAGGTACAATGACATTGAGAGGAGTCAGGGGGACAATGTCAGGGAGATCCACGGTAATGTTGTCCAGGGATAGCAGGCAGGGACCAGGGTGCATCTGATTATCGGGATCCAGAGGGGGCCCCAAAGGTTGCAGATCGGGGGCACAGCAGCAGCCAGCTGCGTTGGCAGGATGCAGGAGCCCAGGGCTCAAAGGTGCAGGCCTGTGCATCAACCCTCCATTAGCAGATAGGGGATGAGGCTCCGGGCCCACAGCCGAGTGTGCTGTGCCCTGCAAGAGTCTCCGCTTGgcctgaggcgggagggtcgGCTCCTGAAACCCTAGTTTCCCAGAAGGACGACCACAGCCTCGACCACCaagaccccgaccccgaccccgaccccgaccccgaccccgaccccgaccccgaccccgaccccgaccatgTGTGCCAGTTGAGGGATGGAAATCTACAGGGGATGGACCCAGGGTTAGGGGCAGGGCCTCTGAGGGATCTTGGAAACTGCTAGCGGCCATGGGTTCGCGATGGGGAGAAGCCCCTTGGACTACGGAAGGCCTTGGGGTTGGAGATACCACAAGGGACCTCTGGACCACAGAGCAACTGGAAAGTCCGGCTCGGCGACCTCTGGAGTGCCTCCAGCCCAGCGCGGCTTTCCTGGGCACTTGGACCTTCCTCCACGTGGTCCGCTCCTGGCTGCCCACGGTCCTGGGCTCCGCGAGATCTAAAACCACTCGGTCTTGCCCGCGTTTCCACAGCTCATAGCGCTCGGGTTGCAGGGTGCGCACGAAAGCATCCATGGAAAAGATCACCCTGGCCTCCCCGCAGCTGCACTGCGAAGCCACTTTGCCATAATCGATCCATCGCGGGGTCGCGAAATTGATGGCCTCCGCGCAGTTGAAGCCATGGTTGAAGCCAGCGTGGTAGCCGTAGGGAAAGGTCACCATGAACTCGCCAGCCTCCTGAGTCATGCGACTGAAGGGAATCCCATTGTCCTTGAGGACAGTGGGCGAGATGAGAGCCACCTTGTGCCTCAGGAAGGCCTCACAGCCCCTGGCACTGCCTGGGAAAAGCACCCGGGCCAGGCGTTCCAGGCGCTGGCCGTGTTCTGGGGGCACCGCGTACCAAGTTTTGGGCTCCCCGAAGTGCAGGTAGTTGATGCTGTAAAGGTCCATGTCCTCCGTGTGCCAAGCAAAGGTGGTCTTCCACATGCCAAAGTACAGGTAGGGTGTGTTGACGCCTTCGATGACAACTCCACATTCCTGCTCCAATAGGTCCAGAATCGTTCCCAGGTGCCCAAGGTTCCACTGTTTAGTGTTTTCATCAAACAAGGAGCCACTGACATCAGCACCATAAATTGGTGAATCATAGATGCGAGTCTTCCAGTATTTTCTCTCCAAATCTTCAAAATTCAGGTGTGGTGGAGTCCGATGTTTTTCACTGTTTGCCAAGCAGCGATACTCCCCCAGGGTCatggctttcttctttttatggtaCTGAGTAAACACACCTGCCTTCCCAGAGGCCACCTGCTGGAGAGGAGCGGCTATTAAGATGTCACTGATGTCAGCATAGGTCTGTCTGGCTTTCCACTCCTTGGGTGGAATTACCTTGGCTAGGCCAGCTCGGTGTGCACCTTGGGATTCCATGTAAGCAATATATTTGCTGAAATCTGTAAATTCTTCCATGGTTGGGTAAAATGTCATGATTGTAAAACTTGGGTTCTGGGTATCAGAGTGCTCAGACCCCATGGTTACAATATGGTAAGCAGCAGGTCCCCACGGGGGCTCCTCTCTAGTCAGTATTTTTTGCCAGAAGGAGAGAGTATCTCCCACAGGAGCAGGCACTCCAACAcaagtcctgcctcagcctgaaGCTCTGTGTGCTTCCTGAGCTGGTGGTGTCTCTCTCTGAAGCCCCTCCTGATCTCAGCTTTGAGTGcaagagtaaacctaaccccactCCACTGGAAGGTCTCTTCAAAGAAGttcaaacactaaacctaaacagaaaaatagagaatatttcaATACAagtgcatagcaaaagaaatactCAGGTAGTGTTAAACTAATCAGAATTGGTCTGTTAATATCGGGATGCAAGGTCaaatcataaaatagaaaaagaaaagcatctaaTTGAAATAAAAGGGGGGAAAAGCAAGTTTGAATGAATTAAGCAATCAACTCGAGAGACTGGATGAATTAACATGACagaaacattaaagaaaagaaaagaaagatgtagACAGAAACAATGGCAAAAGGAAACAGAACACCCAATAGGGCTGATGACAGAAACCAAaaactgattctttgaaaaggGTTAGAATTAAGACCATAGTcataaagagaagagagaaaatacaaataaaccacATCATGACAAAATAGAAGACATAGCTAATAATCTGgtagaggttttttgttttgttttttttagtacAACGGATTCTAATCAACAACATGGTGATAATAATTTTCTCCAAAGAACAAATATCCAAATATGGCCCAACAGAGAAATAAACCAGCGTACCTTTCACCAGCAATATCCCAATTCCAGATGAAAATACTCCAGGATCCAGAGAGAGTTCCTCTTGGTAGCTAGACTGCAAATGAAGCCAGAGGTCCCAAGGACCCTGGCTTTATACCTGCATCTAAAGGGTTCTAATCCAATTAGTACCCACCCAGTCGGTACCCACCCACCCACAGGTCTCATTTCCTGGTTTGATATCTCAGTCTATTCATGCCCCTCCCTTAGCCAATTTAAAGAATAAACCTAAGTGGTTGAAAATCAAGGAATGGGAAAAGGCAATCCAGATAAATatcaaacaaaagaaaccaagAGTAGCAAGattaatatcaaatatatttttaggatCAAAAAGGACATGTTTATggttattgaaatgaaaaattcagtagaaaaataatatggTGATGAACTTCATGCACCTAACCACATAGCACTGACACATAGAAAACCTAGACTGAGAGTTACAAGGTAAAACTCCTGAGCCCCCAGTTCCGAAAGACAATGATCATGACCATGTCTGCCAGTTGAGGGGTGCAGAACCAGGGAGGATTGAcccagggtgggcaggagggccAGACTAGGGCAGGGGCTTGGCTACGGCATTACAGGCTGTCTGGGTCAGGCAAATGCCCAACTCACAGGGGATCGCTCACTAGGTCCCTCCACCCACGGCCACAGGCTGACAGGGTCATGGACCTGGTATGCTGTCACAGGAGGTGCCTCAGACCCAGAGCATCTCTCTCAAGAGCTTGGACCTCCCTCAGGTGGTCAGCTCCTGGCCGGCCTGCACTCTGGACTCCGAGGGGTCCACAACTCCACTGTTGTGCTTGCATTTCCACAGCTCTTAGTGCTCAGACTGCAGGATGTGCGTGAATGTGCCCATTGAAAACTCACCCTGGCCTCCCCCCAGCTGCACAGCCTGCCCACTCTGCTGTAATCAATCTATCCCCATGTTGCAAAATCGATGGCCTCCTTgcagctggggcgggggggggggggggttggggagggggggaATGTCACCATAGGGAAACGTCAGCATGAACTCTCCAGCCCCCTGATTCATGAAACTGAAGGGAATCCCATTATCCTTGAGGACAGTGGGCCAGATGACAGCCACCTTGTGCCTCAGGAAGGCCTCCCAGCCCCGAGAACTGCCTGGGAAAAGTTCCTTTGGCAGTACAGTGAAACTGCAGATTTCACGACAACCCTACAGGTGTTGAACTGTCCCAGGATTCCTAGTTTTTATCAATGAGGGACACACTGATTTTAACTCCATAATTTGGTCATATGTATAACTgggtcttcaaatatttttgctcCAAATCTTCCACCTCTGCTTATGACTTGGTCTGATACCTTTAGCTTTTTCCAAAATTAGTGATGCTCCCCGTCCGGCAGGATTTTTTCAAGATTTCAGTAAACACTAGTTTTCTCCCCCTTGCCAACTCTtggacaaaaatggctactacaaggccatggacaccctgtttgtgtgtgtggttaatTTCTTAGCCAGACCTGCTCTGTGTGTCTTTGGTTCAGTGTaagcattatatttatatttgtaaaatatttaaatattttatgattagaTGAAACGTCATGATAGTAAAACTGAGAATCAGGGTGCCCCTTTCTTCAAATGCTAAGGTTTTCAATTAATAAGCATCAAACTCCTAAGTCCCAGAATCTGTTCTGGATACCAAATAGCTGCAGTTGATGCtgacataa
Encoded proteins:
- the LOC138384802 gene encoding lysine-specific demethylase 4D-like, with translation MGSEHSDTQNPSFTIMTFYPTMEEFTDFSKYIAYMESQGAHRAGLAKVIPPKEWKARQTYADISDILIAAPLQQVASGKAGVFTQYHKKKKAMTLGEYRCLANSEKHRTPPHLNFEDLERKYWKTRIYDSPIYGADVSGSLFDENTKQWNLGHLGTILDLLEQECGVVIEGVNTPYLYFGMWKTTFAWHTEDMDLYSINYLHFGEPKTWYAVPPEHGQRLERLARVLFPGSARGCEAFLRHKVALISPTVLKDNGIPFSRMTQEAGEFMVTFPYGYHAGFNHGFNCAEAINFATPRWIDYGKVASQCSCGEARVIFSMDAFVRTLQPERYELWKRGQDRVVLDLAEPRTVGSQERTTWRKVQVPRKAALGWRHSRGRRAGLSSCSVVQRSLVVSPTPRPSVVQGASPHREPMAASSFQDPSEALPLTLGPSPVDFHPSTGTHGRGRGRGRGRGRGRGRGRGRGLGGRGCGRPSGKLGFQEPTLPPQAKRRLLQGTAHSAVGPEPHPLSANGGLMHRPAPLSPGLLHPANAAGCCCAPDLQPLGPPLDPDNQMHPGPCLLSLDNITVDLPDIVPLTPLNVIVPLETFSRNAARDCPTPVNLAEVVAMDHSYASRILAPPWLDTVACSTFQATTNLCSSTNSTFYQFCLSALSLASEMF